The DNA segment GCATAGGGCGCGGTCTGGCGGTGGTTCGCATATTCGAACCAGTAACCGAGCTGCAGCTTATGGTTCTCGAATTGGAAGGTGAGCTTGTTGACGAGGCCCGGCCGCAGCGTCTCGGTGACGGAGGGATTATAGAGAAGGCCACGATCATTGGCGATCACCGCGCCATTGCCATTGTAGTCCGCCGCGCCGACATTGAAGCGCCCGTAGAAGAAATTGTTCTCCGTCGCGCTCGCCGTGCCGCCGCCGTTGCCATAGCCGTACCAGAAATAGGGAATGGCGTCATAGGTGATGTTGCTGTCGATCGCGAAGGTCGAAGGCGCGCTGACGATGAGATTCTTGAACGGATTGATGCGCAGCTTGTAGTAGAGGCCCGCCTGATTGGCCGTGCGGTCCCAGCTCGCCGGGGGCGACGCGGCAGAGGGCGCAAAAAAGCTGAGAGGCAGCGCGGAATTGAAGCCCGCCGATTTCGCGCCGAGCAGATTGTAGGAGCCCATCGTCGGGTTCTGGTAGAAATTATTCACCGCGTCATTGTAGATGACCGACAGGCTGACGCGATTGCCTTGGCCCGGCTCCCAAACGCCTTTGAACTCGACGTTGTGCCGGTTGTTCGCGCCGGGTCCGACCCAGTGATTCTCGCTGTAATGCGAGTAGGACAGATAGGAGCGGAAATCGCCGATCTGACCTGTTTCGACACGGGCGAACTCCCTGCCGAGATTATGCATGCCATAGGAGAAATCGACGAAGCCGCCGCGGCGCTTCGAGGGATCGCGCATATAGATGTTGATGACGCCGCCCGAGGCGCCGATATGCGGGCTGTCGAGGTCGGGCGAGCCTTGCGCGATGGATATCTGCTCGATGTTCTCGCTGTCGACATATTCCTGCGGGAACAGAGCATAATTACCCGAATCATTGACCGGCATGCCCTCGATGGTGAGGCCGATCTGGTCGCTGTTGAAGCCACGGATAGTGATGTTGCCGCCGTTGAGGCCGGAATTGTCCGGGCTCGACACATTGACGCCCGGCAGCATGTTGATGAGCTGATAGGGGTTGGAGGTCGGCGACATTTTCGCGATGGCGTCGCGCGTCACGGTGGAGCGCGATTTGACCGCCTCCTCCTCGATCATGAAGCCGCCGCCGAGATCATTGCGCGTGACGCCGTCCGGCGCGGGTTCGGCCGCGCCATTGCCGTAAATATCGACGCGGCCGAAATCAGTCGGCGCCGCGGTGAGACCGCTCTGCGAGCGGCTGTCATGCGCCGGCTTCTGCGGCTGTTGCGCCGATTGCGCGAGAGCGAGCGTCGGCGTCGAGGCGCCGGCGAGCAGGGCGAGCGTGAGGACATGGAACTTCATCGGAGGACCTCGGTTGCGACTATCTCGGGTGGAAGACGACGACGCCGCTGAGCGCGCCGCCGCCCGCGGCGGAAGCGCAGGCGATTGCGCGCGATCGCGCCGCGGCGTCGAGGATGGCGGAGCCTGAGCTGCTGGTGACGGAAGCCGAGCCGCCTGAGACCGCTATGCCGACGGCGCCCGAAGGCTTCTGCAGCCGCGCGTCCTTGGAGCTCGGGTAGGGCGCGCCGGCGAGGCAAGCGCGGAAGGCGGAGACGTTGCCCGAAGCGTGGGACGTCCGCTCGGCCGCGCCGGCCTCGCCCCGCCGCACGGCCGCGGGCTTCTCGCGCGCTTCCTTCTTCGCATCGGCCTTGGAATCGTCGCTGCGCTCCCTGCGCGGATGTTCATCCACTTTCGGCTTCGGCTTTTCGGGCTTCTGCGGTTTTGGTCGCGCGGCGATGGGCGCGGGCGCGTCGCTCGGCGGCGGCGTCTCCTCTAGGATTTGCGGCTGCGGCGCCTCGATCGGCGTCTCTTGCGGCGGCTCGGGCGGAGGGGGCTCGGACGCTTCCGCCTCGACAGGGAGATCGAGCGCGATCTCCGTCTGCCCGCCCGGATCGGCGGGCGAGACGAAAGTCGTCTGCGGCCCCATCGTCAGCGCCAGCGCGAGCAGCGTCAGCACGCCGGCGAGGCCGGCGCCGTTGCTCGCGACATCGAGCCTGTCCATCGCTTGCCTCGGCCGCACTATTTCGGCCTCGTGACAATGGAGGCGCTCGCGACCTTCGCCGCTTTCAGCGCATCCAGGACGGAGACGAGACTCTGAAGGCCCGCGCCTTCATCGCCGCTGATCACCACGGCGAGCGGCTTCTCCTCGGTGGCGAGGCCGCGCAAGCGCTCGGCGAGCTCGGCGAGCGGGACGGCCTTGCCGTCGAGATAGGTTTCGCCGGCCCGATCGATGCCGATCGTCACGCGTGTGCGCTCGACGACCTTGTCTGGATGCGCAGAGCTGGGCGGCGTGACTTTGAGCCCGAGCGCCGGAAGCACATTGATGCTGATCAATACGAAGAAGACCAGCAGGAACATCATCACGTCGATCATCGGAATAATTTCGATGCGCGCGTGTCGTTCGCGGCGCTCCGGCCAATTCCGCATCGGCGAACTCCCTACGTAGAAACCGAATTCGGTTACTCATGAAGGGGCGTTCGATTCAGATTCATGACAAGAAAAGTCGTCTAAAATTCAAAATTCAGACGTCTGCTTGCTTTAATTGGCCCATCGGCTCGGCATTTGCTGAGGTTGGCGCACACCAGCGCTATTGTTGCGCTTCTGCCACAGGCGCCGGGAAATCAAATCTGCGCGCGCTTGTCGCGCTGCTGGACGCGCCATCACCCGCGGCGGCGGATCGGGCAGGCGATGGAGGACCGCTGCTATCGGCGATCGGCAGTCGCCGAGACCTGGAGATACTGTTCGCTTTCGGAGGGCGCTTTGTCGGCTATTAGAGACACAGCGCGCCCCATCATCGACCGGGCGCTCCCCGAGGGCCGTATCATCACCTCCAATGGCGCGACGGCCTCGCAATATTCGCAGACGACCGGCCTGAGCCAGAAGGCGCTCACCGACAATTGGGCGCATTCGCAGCATCGAAGTCGACGGCCAGCATTTCGATCTCGGCAATGGCCGCAGGAACTCGACTCCCGCGCCAAAGGCCCAATAATAAGGGCGATCCTCGAATGAATGTCCGTGTGCTTCTTCTTCTCCTGCTCGGTGGGGCCGCAGGCCTTCGCGCAAAGACAGCGAGCTGACGCTCGACGCCGTGCTCGTCGGTCTCGGACGACGCAGCCGAGACCGACGAAGGTTTCGACGACCGATCGACGGCGATGCGCGCGAGGGGCCGGGTTTACCGCATGGTCGGTCGATGATAGAAAAACATATGCTCCGTTTGCTTCGCGCGCTCATCCCCATGCTCGCATTGGCTTCGCTGCTCCTCGGAGCCGCGCCGCTGGCGCGCGCTGGTCATGGCTGCGAGGGCATGAGCGCCGCGGCCATGACGGACTGCCACAAGGCGGCGGGGAATCGCGGCTCGGTCGCCGCGGATGATTGCGCGGCCGTGTCCTGCGCCCAGATTTCGCCCGTCGCCGCGCCGAACGAATCCTTCTTCGTCATCCCCGCCGTCGCGGCGAAGGCCAGGGCGCTCGCGGCGAGCGACGCGGACCCCGCCTCGCTGACCGGCTCTCCAGAGCTTCGACCTCCGATCGCCTGAAGCCGCAATCGCCGGCTCCGCCGCTCGCGCGACGGAACGGCCGTGTCGCTTCAACGCCATCCGCCGCAGCAGCGGCCGGAGATCGAGAACATGCCTCCTTATGCGCCCATTTTCGGCGCGCTCGCGCTCGCCGCGAGCGTGACCGCATCCGTGCTTCACGCCTCCCATTCCGACGCCGCCCAAAGCAACGCCGCGGGGTCCGAGCATTCGGCGCGCGCCGTCGCGCTCGATGATCCCATTTTGTTCTATCGCGATCCGATGAGCGGGACGGAGATCTCGCGCCAGCCACGCAAGGATGAGATGGGAATGGATTTCCTGCCCGTGCGCCGCTCGCAGCTCGCGCCCTTCGTCGCCAAGCTCCCCGATCCGCCAGCCGCCGCTAGCGAGGAGCCGCTCTTCTACCGCGATCCCATGGGCGGCGACGCGATTTCCGCCGCGCCGCGCAAGGACGGAATGGGAATGGACTTTCTGCCGGTCCGCCCCGCCGATCTGCGCGCCATCCTCTCGAAGCTCGTCGCCGCGCCGCCCGCGAAACGCATCCTCTACTACCGCAATCCGATGGGACTGCCGGATGTGTCGGCGGTTCCGAAAAAGGACTCGATGGGCATGGATTACACGCCCGTCTATGAGGGCGACGATGTCGAGGCCGATGGCGCGATGCGCATCGCGCCGGGGAAAATCCAGCGCGCGGGCGTGCGCTCGGAGCTGGTGCGCCGTCAGCCGATCGCCGCCGAGATTCGCGCGCCCGGCGCCGTGCAGGTCGACGAGCGCCGTGTCGCCGTCGTGGCGACACGCTCGGAAGCCTTCATCGAGAAGGTCTTCGAGGCGACGACCGGTGCGCGCGTCGCCAAGGGCCAGCCATTGGCGCGGCTCTATTCGCCGGCCATTGCGGCGGCGGCGGCCGATTATCTCGCCTTCTCCGGCGCGCGCAACAGCGGCGATCCCAGCCTGCTCGAGGGCGTGCGCCGCAAGCTCGAGACGCTGAACGCGCCGGCGGAATTCATCGCCGAGATCGCCAGGAGCCGGCGCGTGCCGGCGAGCGTCTCCTGGCCCGCGCCGCGCGACGGACTCATTCTCGAGCGCAACGCCGTCGAAGGTATGAAGGCCGAGGCCGGCCTGGTGCTGTTCCGCATCGCCGATCTCTCGGTCGTCTGGGCGCTGGTGGACGTCTCCGAGCATGATTATGCGCGGCTGCGCCTCGGCCAGCCGGTCGAGATAAGAGCGCGCGGCCTTCCCGATCGCATCTTCACCGGCCATGTCACGGCCATTTATCCGCAGATCAATCGCGAGACACGCACGGCGCGCGTGCGCATAGAGCTGCCCAATCCCGATCTGACCTTGCGGCCCGACATGTATGTCGAGGCGCAGATCGCCTCCGGCGATCATGACGCCGTCGTCGCCGCACCGGAAAGCGCGGTGATCGAGACCGGCAAGCGCGCGCTCGTCCTGATCGACAAGGGCGATGGCCGCTTCGAGCCGCGCGCGGTGACGCTCGGCCGCCGCGGCGATGGCTATGTCGAGGTGAGGAGCGGGCTCGCCGAGACCGACCGCGTGGTGACGGCGGCCAATTTTCTCATCGATTCGGAGAGCAATCTGCGCGCGGCGCTGCAGACGCTCGCCGGCGCGGAGACATCGCGATGATCGGCCGGCTGATCGCCTGGTCGGCGCGCAATCTCGTTCTCGTTTTCATCGGCGCCGCCTTCGCCGCGGCGGCGGGACTCTATGCGCTGCGCACATTGCCGCTCGACGCGCTTCCCGATCTCTCCGACGTGCAGGCGATCGTCTACACGGAATATCCGGGCCAGGCGCCGCAAGTGGTGGAGGATCAGGTCACCTATCCGCTGACCAGCGCCATGCTGACCGTGCCGCGCTCGAAAGTGGTGCGCGGCTTCTCCTTCTTCGGCGTCTCCTTCGTCTATGTGATCTTCGAGGATGGCGTCGATCTCTATTGGGCGCGCTCGCGCGTGCTGGAATATTTGAGCGCCGCCGGCAAGAAGCTGCCGCAAGGCGTGACGCCGACGCTCGGGCCGGACGCCACCGGCGTCGGCTGGGTCTATCAATATGCGCTCATTGCCAAGGAGATGACGCTCGCCGAGCTGCGCTCGCTGCAGGATTGGACGCTGCGCTACGGCCTCTCCAAGGCGGAGGGCGTCGCCGAGATCGCCAGCGTCGGCGGCTTCGTCAAGCAATATAATGTCGTCGTCGATCCCAACCGGCTGCGCGCGTTGGGCGTCTCGCTGAAGCAGTTGCGCGAGGCGATCCGCGCCAGCAACACGGATGTCGGCGGACGCACGGTCGAGCTCTCCGAATTCGAGTTCATCGTGCGCGGACGCGGCTATTTGAAGAGCGCCGCCGATATAGAGCATATCGGCCTGCGCGCGGAGAATGGCACGCCTCTGCTGCTGCGTGATGTCGCGCGCGTCGAGCTGGGGCCGGACGAGCGCCGCGGCGTCGCCGAGCTCGACGGAGAAGGCGAGGTCGCCAGCGGAATCGCGCTGCAGCGTTACGGCGTCAATGCGCTGAGCGTGGTCGAGAATGTGAAGGCGGCGCTCGCGCGGCTCATGCCCGGCCTGCCGAAAGGCGTCGAGATCGCGACCGTCTATGATCGCTCGCCGCTCATTCACGCGGCGATCGAGACATTGCGCAAGGCGCTCGTCGAGGAGAGCCTCATCGTCGCGATCGTCTGCGCCGTCTTTCTGATGCATATGCGCAGCGCGATCGTCGCGATCCTCATGCTGCCGATCGGCGTGCTCATCGCCTTTGCGGCGATGAAGGCGATCGGCGTCGGCTCCAACATCATGAGCCTCGGCGGCGTCGCCATCGCCATAGGCGCCATGGTCGATGCGGCGATCGTCATGATCGAGAATGCGCATAAGCATTTGGAGCGCGCGCCGCCGCAAAAGCCGCGCCTCGACATATTGATCGAGGCGGCGAGCGAGGTGGGGCCGGCGCTATTCGTCAGCCTGCTCGTCATCACCGTCTCCTTCCTGCCGATCTTCACGCTGGAGGCGCAAGAGGGCCGACTGTTCGCGCCGCTCGCCTATACCAAGACCTTCGCCATGGCGGCGGCGGCGCTGCTCTCGGTGACGCTGGTTCCAGCGCTGATGGTCGTCTTCGTGCGCGGGAAGATCACGCCGGAAGCGAAGAATCCGATCAATCGCGCGCTGATCTTTCTCTATCGCCCGATCATCGCGCGCGTCCTGAGAGCGAAGACGGCGACGATCCTTCTCGCCATCGTCGCTATGCTCGTGACAATCGTCCCGGCGGGCCGGCTCGGCGGCGAGTTCATGCCGACGCTGGACGAGGGCGCCTTGCTCTACATGCCGACGACGCTGCCCGGCCTCTCGGTCACCAAGGCCGCCGAATTGCTGCAGACGCAGGATCGCATCATCAAGAGCTTTCCCGAGGTCGCATCCGTCTATGGCAAGGCGGGCCGGGCGGCGACGGCGACCGATCCGGCGCCGCTCGAAATGTTCGAAACCATCATCGCGCTGAAGCCGAAAGAACAATGGCGCGCGGGACTGACGACGCGCAAGCTCATCGCCGAGCTCGACGCGGCGCTGCAATTTCCCGGCGTCTCCAACGCCTGGACCATGCCGATCAAGGCGCGCGTCGACATGCTGGCGACGGGCATACGCACGCCGATAGGCGTGAAGATCTTCGGCCGCGATCTCGCGCAGATGGAAGGTCTCGCGCGTCAGGTGGAGGCGGCGCTGAAGCGCGTGCCCGGCACGGCGAGCGCCTATGCCGAGCGCGTCAATGGCGGCTATTTTCTCGATATCGTACCCGATCATCCGGCGCTCGCGCGCTATAATCTGATGATCGGCGATGTGCAGGAGGTGATCGCCACCGCGCTCGGCGGCGAGACGGTGACGACGACAGTCGAAGGGCGCGAACGCTATGGCGTCAATATTCGCTATCCGCGCGAGTTCCGCTCCGATCCGCAGACGATCGGCAGGGAAGTGCTCGTGCCGCTGCCGCGCGGCGGCGGCGCGCCACTGGGGGAGGTGGCGACGATCGAGCTGACGCGCGGACCGACGTCGATCCGCACAGAGAACGGCCAGCTCGCCGTCTATGTCTTCGTCGATGTGCGCGATCGCGATCTCGCCTCCTATGTCGCCGAGGCGCAGAAGACCGTCGCGCAATCGATT comes from the Methylosinus sp. PW1 genome and includes:
- a CDS encoding TonB-dependent receptor; this encodes MKFHVLTLALLAGASTPTLALAQSAQQPQKPAHDSRSQSGLTAAPTDFGRVDIYGNGAAEPAPDGVTRNDLGGGFMIEEEAVKSRSTVTRDAIAKMSPTSNPYQLINMLPGVNVSSPDNSGLNGGNITIRGFNSDQIGLTIEGMPVNDSGNYALFPQEYVDSENIEQISIAQGSPDLDSPHIGASGGVINIYMRDPSKRRGGFVDFSYGMHNLGREFARVETGQIGDFRSYLSYSHYSENHWVGPGANNRHNVEFKGVWEPGQGNRVSLSVIYNDAVNNFYQNPTMGSYNLLGAKSAGFNSALPLSFFAPSAASPPASWDRTANQAGLYYKLRINPFKNLIVSAPSTFAIDSNITYDAIPYFWYGYGNGGGTASATENNFFYGRFNVGAADYNGNGAVIANDRGLLYNPSVTETLRPGLVNKLTFQFENHKLQLGYWFEYANHRQTAPYAFLNASGGVVDPYVDSGAISLPGVGTLERRDQLTQTVTNMGFVGDNWSLLEDKLSIESGVKVASIHRSVYNFLPGVTPLVTQSDLVALPQAGFRYRFWDDHQIYASVGTSFKATPNFALADSASNSNGRITPFNRLAPEQSVTVEVGHRYQGKDFATALALYGAHYVNRQVSTFAIFPGSTASQSTTINAGAVDLWGVSFEAGTRRIYNFRPYVSANYLQTRLLDDLSTTAAAPVGAGVPSVADMLPTKGKHLPRAPQWTGALGLDYDDDHLFGNLGFKVISRQYSTLTNDESIPAYGRLDAAIGYRFDDIAFGKRPELRVNFYNITSTHSLSGINGVQSNALPKIGRYGNVIPASVPTYYVGQGFSATATFSMGF
- a CDS encoding biopolymer transporter ExbD, which produces MRNWPERRERHARIEIIPMIDVMMFLLVFFVLISINVLPALGLKVTPPSSAHPDKVVERTRVTIGIDRAGETYLDGKAVPLAELAERLRGLATEEKPLAVVISGDEGAGLQSLVSVLDALKAAKVASASIVTRPK
- a CDS encoding efflux RND transporter periplasmic adaptor subunit, encoding MSLQRHPPQQRPEIENMPPYAPIFGALALAASVTASVLHASHSDAAQSNAAGSEHSARAVALDDPILFYRDPMSGTEISRQPRKDEMGMDFLPVRRSQLAPFVAKLPDPPAAASEEPLFYRDPMGGDAISAAPRKDGMGMDFLPVRPADLRAILSKLVAAPPAKRILYYRNPMGLPDVSAVPKKDSMGMDYTPVYEGDDVEADGAMRIAPGKIQRAGVRSELVRRQPIAAEIRAPGAVQVDERRVAVVATRSEAFIEKVFEATTGARVAKGQPLARLYSPAIAAAAADYLAFSGARNSGDPSLLEGVRRKLETLNAPAEFIAEIARSRRVPASVSWPAPRDGLILERNAVEGMKAEAGLVLFRIADLSVVWALVDVSEHDYARLRLGQPVEIRARGLPDRIFTGHVTAIYPQINRETRTARVRIELPNPDLTLRPDMYVEAQIASGDHDAVVAAPESAVIETGKRALVLIDKGDGRFEPRAVTLGRRGDGYVEVRSGLAETDRVVTAANFLIDSESNLRAALQTLAGAETSR
- a CDS encoding efflux RND transporter permease subunit, producing the protein MIGRLIAWSARNLVLVFIGAAFAAAAGLYALRTLPLDALPDLSDVQAIVYTEYPGQAPQVVEDQVTYPLTSAMLTVPRSKVVRGFSFFGVSFVYVIFEDGVDLYWARSRVLEYLSAAGKKLPQGVTPTLGPDATGVGWVYQYALIAKEMTLAELRSLQDWTLRYGLSKAEGVAEIASVGGFVKQYNVVVDPNRLRALGVSLKQLREAIRASNTDVGGRTVELSEFEFIVRGRGYLKSAADIEHIGLRAENGTPLLLRDVARVELGPDERRGVAELDGEGEVASGIALQRYGVNALSVVENVKAALARLMPGLPKGVEIATVYDRSPLIHAAIETLRKALVEESLIVAIVCAVFLMHMRSAIVAILMLPIGVLIAFAAMKAIGVGSNIMSLGGVAIAIGAMVDAAIVMIENAHKHLERAPPQKPRLDILIEAASEVGPALFVSLLVITVSFLPIFTLEAQEGRLFAPLAYTKTFAMAAAALLSVTLVPALMVVFVRGKITPEAKNPINRALIFLYRPIIARVLRAKTATILLAIVAMLVTIVPAGRLGGEFMPTLDEGALLYMPTTLPGLSVTKAAELLQTQDRIIKSFPEVASVYGKAGRAATATDPAPLEMFETIIALKPKEQWRAGLTTRKLIAELDAALQFPGVSNAWTMPIKARVDMLATGIRTPIGVKIFGRDLAQMEGLARQVEAALKRVPGTASAYAERVNGGYFLDIVPDHPALARYNLMIGDVQEVIATALGGETVTTTVEGRERYGVNIRYPREFRSDPQTIGREVLVPLPRGGGAPLGEVATIELTRGPTSIRTENGQLAVYVFVDVRDRDLASYVAEAQKTVAQSIALPAGSYLTWSGQFEYMQRAEARMRIVVPLTLAIIFLLLYLNFRRLTDTLIVMASLPFALVGGVWAMWLMSFDMSVAAAVGFIALAGVAAETGVVMLIYLDQALQEIGAARAAQGRVLTRADLHEAIMLGAVERVRPKMMTVTAIIAGLLPILWSSGAGSEVMQRIAAPMIGGMVSSTALTLIVIPAIYALIIGARLPRADDVHARSATEAS